The stretch of DNA GTCGTCGGCCCGAGGTGTCGCTCGATGGCGGCGACCTCCGCGTCGACGTCGTCGGGACGTGCCGGCGCGTCGCAGGCGTACGTCACGACGCCGTCGAAGACGACGTACCGGTCGCTGTCGTCACGCAGGAGGGGCCGGCCGAGGGTGGTGGCGATGGCCGAGAGGTCGGCCGGCGACGCCACGTCGACGCTCGGGCCGGCCGGGCGACCGCCGTCGATGCGCACCGCCGGGGCGGCCGCCAGTTGGTCGGCGGCCGTCGCCGCGTCGAACGGCGCGAACAGTCGCAGCGCGACCGTGAGGGCGAACAGCGCCCCGGCGGCGATGACGAGGGTCACGGAGACGGCCGTCGGCGTCCCGAAGGCGACGTAGCCCGCGTAGGCGGTGAAGGCACCGAGGACGACGCTCGACAGCGTCAGGTCCGCGGGCGTGAACACGACTTCGTCGGGCGCGGCCGCCGTGGTCGTCGCCGCGCCCACATCGGCCGTGGTGTCCGCCTCCGCAACGGTGGCGTCCGACGCCACATCCACGTCGCTCGCAGCCGCCGGCTCCGCCCGTCCCGCACGTAGTAGGTCAGCGACTTCCGAGACGACCAGCAGGCCGAGTGGAAGCACCACGAGCGCGACGAAGCCGGCCGGCGTCCCGACGAACTGGATGACGTAGCCGATCAACGGGATGGAGAAGACGACCCGCCCGATCAGCCGGTCCGGCGTCACGGGGGATAGGTCGGCGTCCTCGTTCGCGTCACCCTTGGTTTGGAAGGCCGGCGGGGCGTCGGCAGATCGCTCCACGTCGACCACCCGGTGCGTGATCGGGACGGCGTCGCCGGTCCGTTGCTCGAACACGATCACGTCGCCGACGGCGACGTCTCGGGCCGGCACCGAGTCGACGATCACCACGTCGCCCGGCGCGATGGCGGGTGTCATGCTGGCCGTCAGGACCACGTAACTCGCTTCGGCACCGACGGTCGCGGGGACCGCGTAGACGACGAAGGGGGCGATCAGGGCCAGGAGAACGACGACGAGTACCGCTCGTCCAGCCGTCGGGGGCCGCAGAGTCTGCCGAATAGTGTGATTCATTTCGTTGCTCCGTCCGCATCGCTCGGGTCGGAAGCGCCGCTCCCGGTGGATTCAGCCGGACCGACGGCGTTCGGGCCGGGCGGGCCGTTCGTCGGTGGGTCCCCACGGTCCTCCGCGTCGCCACACGAGAGCGCAACGACGTCGTCGAAGGTGCCCGTCGATTCGTTCCAGTCGTCGAGTTTGACGCCCTCACCCTCGCAGGCACACCGCGAGAAGTTCGCCGGTGCGCCGAGGAGCGTCCCGCCCGTCGCGGAGACGGTGACCGTCGTCGCGCCCCCGGCGTCGAACCGCCGGAACGCCGGGCCGGCCTTGACGACGGCGTACTGGATCGGAACCGGCGCCGTGACCGTGACGGCGAACGCTTCGTCGACCGCTCCGGTGACGTCGGCGCCAGTCTCCGGATCGTTGACCGTCCACGTGACCGTGTCGGGGGTGAACGACGACGTGCACAGCGAGACGTTGCTGATGGCGTAGCCGCCGTCGCCGTCGTCGCCCGCTCCACCACCCGTGGGCGAGCACGGCGGGAAGGTGAACGACGGGTTCTCCCCCGTCACCGGCCGCCGCGGCGTCGGAACGTGTCGCGACTGTTCGGCGTAGGCGTCGATGGTGATGGGGAAGGGCGACGCGGCCTTCAGCTCCCGGACGGTACCGGGGTCGTCTGCGAGTGCCGTCGGGGCCCAGACGTCGACGGTGAGACACACCGCGCCGTCCGAACCGGGTGTCACCGGGTCGCCGCCGCCCGCGAGGGCGGTGAGGAGGACCCCACCCCCGTCGGGGGAGCCGAGGACGTCGAGGAGGCCACCGAGCGAGCCGGTGTAAACCGTCTCGCCGGCGACGCGCAGTCGGGCGCCCAGCGCGTCCGCGACGGGGTCGGTGGGGCAGGCGCGGATCCAGATCCATCCGGGGTTGGAGTCGTCGCCGAGGCCGACACAGACCGCCTCGGTGGCCCGGTGTTCGAAGCCGTAGTCGTCGACGGTGAAGGATAGGTCGACCCGCCGGGT from Haloplanus salinus encodes:
- a CDS encoding signal peptidase I, producing MNHTIRQTLRPPTAGRAVLVVVLLALIAPFVVYAVPATVGAEASYVVLTASMTPAIAPGDVVIVDSVPARDVAVGDVIVFEQRTGDAVPITHRVVDVERSADAPPAFQTKGDANEDADLSPVTPDRLIGRVVFSIPLIGYVIQFVGTPAGFVALVVLPLGLLVVSEVADLLRAGRAEPAAASDVDVASDATVAEADTTADVGAATTTAAAPDEVVFTPADLTLSSVVLGAFTAYAGYVAFGTPTAVSVTLVIAAGALFALTVALRLFAPFDAATAADQLAAAPAVRIDGGRPAGPSVDVASPADLSAIATTLGRPLLRDDSDRYVVFDGVVTYACDAPARPDDVDAEVAAIERHLGPTTDPESAARTGAESLTSTPAESGGTR